The genomic DNA CTGGCTGgttctacgttgttctacgtCCAGtcttccagtacccccaacagcacacctTGTTGTTGTAGCCCAGGACAAACAAAGCTGATTTAATTCATTGAGAACATGATGATTAATTAACAAGTTGAATCATGGGATCTTGTCCAGGTCTACAATATAAATACTTACTGTCAGGgaaactggaggactggagttgggaaacactgttctaAGTCTTCTGTTATTATGGTGCTATTAGGATTAGGAAGTATTTGAACTGATGGTAAAATATATCCTTTGTTTTTGCAAGTTTGTCAGTGAAAGAAAGCAGACAGAACATTATTGTAAGCCCCTTCCCACACAATATACCACAGGTAATGTCTGAGCATGTTGGAGCTTGTCAACAGAGATCATGTTACATCCTTTTACAACTCTAGTGGTTTCATTTGCCTGAAATATGCTGGATTGTTTTTGCATGCTACCTACATGACATTGAATTCATAATTATGTTCCAGCCAGTCATCCAGAACTACTGTTCTGTGAGAAGAAACCCTGTTTATTGCACAACAAAGAGAAGTTGGAATCAGTCACACGCTGTTGCTACAGTAACCTGCTCCTAGTCCGTAGGCTGAGTCCCTGTAGGACTAAAGTGActtcatgtattttttttatctgtCCTGCTTGGTGGAATTTCTCACAACTAGGGATTTCACATCTGGTGAGGAACTACACATCTGGAGGGACTAAGCCTATACCTCTTTAGACTTTGTTGAAAGTACTGTACGGAAATGCTGCTTTTCCCAGGTCTCCCTCAAAAATACATTCTCATctaacagcacttcctggttaaGTAAAGGATACATTTAAATAATGGTACAACTGCTGGCTCACAGTTGTATTACTGTATTAGAGTTGCAACCACAGACTGTGGAGCTGTGATATTGCTCCATAGAGAAATTGCCCTCTATTCTGTGGTCAGCAGATCAACTAATCTTGGAGCATTTGAATTTGAATGTCTCAGCTACAGTTTATCCAGCTCCATCCTACCTTGATCAACTGGTTTTTATCTCCAACCAACCAGGAGTTACCGCTGATATGACAGGACCTTTAACCTAACACAATAAAGGGACATTTTAGCACAATCCCTTGATATACTTAAATAATTTCTTGAAGGAGACTCCGGTCCAAATTAGATTTTCAGTATTCAATGTACAATGTAATGACCGTCATATTACATAGTTTGTAAACTACTATTATGATCTCTAGCAGATTCATGTGTTGCGCTGTAATAGTCAGGTTTTTTTCACACCATGAGGCGATCTTCTGCCATTGAAAATAATGGAGGGTTGTTATAGATCTCACAGGGCCACAGAACAAGGTACATGACTGCCCTCTTAGAAAGAGTTCTATTTACAGGGACCTTCTCTACAGAATGAATGgctctaaaagggttctttgttgGGTGAAAAGGTTCTGGAACCATAAAGGGTTCTACAGGGTCATGCAGAATAACCTTTTTTTAAAGGTTCTAAATAAGTGTACTCAGAGACATGCTTTCCAACCCTTTCACTAAAGTAGTTTCATCATGTGACCATGCCAATAGAAACACTTCCTTTGCATCAGGAATTTTAACAAGAATGTAGCCAGATGTACTGAGTATATCCTAATGTATGTCCTGAAGCATGTTTTCCTTGTGTTGAGCCATTTATGAGACATTGCTGTTGTGCATTATCATAAAAACCCACACAGAGGGCAATAAACACGTGTAGACTATTAAACTCGTTATGGTTTAGGTAATTACATCCTTTCTCTGTAATCGTTGCTTGTGTGATCAACTAGCAGTTTCTTATAGTTTTACATGGGTTGgattttatttttctctttttCAAGCAGCAGTCATGAAGGTTGCATCTTTCAACATCCAGAAATTTGGGAAGCATAAGCTATCAAACCCAAACACCCTTGCTACCCTTGTGAAGGTACAGATATATGATTGTATTCATGATTTCAGAATTCCCTCAGATAAACATTTGGCAAACTATCCTAAAACAAGGATGTTATCCTACATATAAACAGATAAACTATTGAACTTTTTCTTATTTTCCTTCCTTTCAGATTGTGTCTCGCTATGACATCATACTGATTCTAGAGGTGGTGGATAAGAGAGAAACTTCAGTGAAAAAGTTCCTGGAGGAATTAAATAAGTCAAGTGATTTCCCTCATGTGACGCTATAAAACATACAACTGGGGAAACTCCTGGACCTACATGATAAGTATCACTCATTACAGGTGTGTCATTACAGGGCCAATAAGAAGCAACACTACACTCTGCAAATCAGCACTCGTCTGGGAAGAGACAAATACAAGGAGCAGTTTATGTTTCTGTACAGGTACAATTCAAACCCATTCAACTTTACCCTCATAAACCTCTATCTGATGCTATTGATTTTTTCACATTGttatctgatttaaaaaaaatatttaatgcaCGACTAATGCTATTAAATGTGTTGTATTGTTTATTCTGAAAGGGATGATTTGGTGGACTTGGTTGGTTCCTGGCAATATGAGGACAACCAGGTTGGAGATGTGGACGCCTTCGCCAGGGAGCCTTACATTCTCCGCTTCAAATGTCTCAACACTAGTAAGGGGCACAGGAGTGCTAGAATTAAGCATGATCCAGTCATATAGCATTTAATTTAGCAAATAATATGaacgtgacagacagacagctggataTTGCAGCAGAGAATGACAGCCCAATCATAAACAGCTGTAATATATACTTCTCATATCTTCCTGTGTTTCTCAGTGCTGGAGGACTTGGTACTGATCCCAGTGCACACCAAGCCTGACGATTCAGTGAAGGAGCTGGATGAGCTTTATGATGTCTTCCTGGAAGTGAAAAAGAAATGGAAGACTGATGTAAGTTCTGAAATAACCATTGACAGAGCTTAACACTTCCCTTCCGTTTAGAAAGTGCACTTGTCACCAAAGACTATATATATGAGCCTTTGACAAGTAAAATACAACACCAGACACATGGTGATTTCAAGATAACTAAAAACAGTTTCCTTATTCTGGATGAAACGTAACTTTGTTGTTGAATGTTTCTCTCTGTACCAGAACGTTATGATCCTAGGTGACTTCAATGCAGACGGTTCCTACCTTTCTAAAAAGGGCATGAAAGCCATCCGTATCCGGAGTGACAAAAATTTCCACTGGCTGATTAAAGATGATGTGGATACCACAGCAAACACAGGCAACGATAACACTTATGACAGGTGACGCACTGTGATTTGTGAAATTCATTATTGAACGCCTCATGTATGAAACAGATGATCACCTATGGAGTTCATTTGACATTTCTTTGGTATTGTTTAAAGGTGGTTAAAATGTCATAAGAGCTGTCATAAGAACTATTATAAAACTAGTGTACTTGTGTGTAATATGGAATGACTGCTGACTTCCTTTTCTGATCAACATCTAGGATTGTGATCTATGGGGATGACATGCTTGACGCCGTCGTGCCAAACTCTGCCAAACCATTCAACTTCCAGATTGAATACGGGCTTTCAGAAGAAGATGTAAGTATGCAGGTTACAGACTAATTCCATCCTGGAAGATGGTTTGATTACAATATTATAAGTAGATTAAATGAACATGTTAGTAGCCTACATTGTGACAACCTGTCCTAGAAATACAGTGCATGTCAAAGTTGAGCCGTCTGGCTCATGTCTCAACATCTAACTACTCTGCTGTATTAGGCCCTGGAGGTGAGCGACCATTACCCTGTGGAGGTAGAGCTGAAAaggaaaacaccaacagaacagagTAAGCAGCATCATTGAACTTTATTCTGAATCTCCCAAACTTTCCTCTTTAAAAAAATAGTCAAAACGGTGTAAagacaaaaaaactaaacagCATCTTTACAGACAAATCATTCCACACAGACGTTCACATATCCATCCATACACAGATGCACATATCACCTGacacagaaaaataattgtagataTAACAAAATAAATCTGATTTTCAGGCTCTGCGACTGGGAAATAGAACCCTGTACATGGACAGGAGGACGGAGGAAGTGAGTGAAGAGGTGATGGAGATGGAGAAGAAGCCTTATCCAACCAGAGAAGCTGAATTTAGAGATACTGGTGCTGAAGATTCGGATGGTCAAGCTTAGGAACACTTACGTTGATCTCTGATTAAATCTTACCACAATACTAGTCATATTAATACTGCATATCATGTTTGTATGTCTAGTGTAGCTACTGATCTAATACTGATTTGTATCTTGACAGAATCTCAAATAAAGATGGAGTGAAAATCCTGCAGTAGTTACAATCTTTATTATTTACAAGACCACATTGGAAATTATAATTCAAAAAGGTAATTTCATGTTTTTCCTCTGTTTACAATTGATCGAAATGAAAGAAaaaaactgagggagagagacggaggggggctGGATTTCACAGGGGGCTGTGATTCAGCAACATATGAGTGCATGGTCTTCAAATGCCAAATCTCTTCTTTCTAGACTTCTTGATTCTTCGACCAGCTGAAAAAAAGGGAAAAATCTAGACATTGATAAAACCATGCTaaatactgtaccagtcaaaagtttggacacaccttctcattccagggtttttcttaatttttactattttctacgttgtagaataatagtgaagacttcacaactatccagtttgctgagtagtattggaggctattttatagatgacatcgccgaagtcaaggatcggtaggatggtcagttttacgagggtatgtttggcagcatgagtgaaggaagctttgttgcgaaataggaagccgattctagatttaatttttgattggagatgcttaatgtgaatctggaaggagagtttacagtctaaccagatacctaggtatttgtagttatccacgtattctaagtcagagccgtccagagtaatgatgctggatgggcgggcaggtgcgggcaatgatcagttgaatagcatgcatttagttttatttgcgtttaagagcagttggaggccacggaaggagagttatatggcattgaagctcgtcaggaggttagttaacacagtgtccactgaagggccagaagtatacagaatggtgtcgtctgcgtagaggtggattagagaatcaccagcggcaagagcgacatcattaatgtatacagagtattgtggcacccccatagagactgccagatgtcctgacaacaggccctctgatttgacacactgagctctatcagagaagtagttggtgaaccaggtgaggcaatcatttgagaaaccaaggctgttgagtctgccaataagaatgtggtgattgacagagtaacaagccttagccaggtcgatgaatacggctgcacagtaatgtctcttatcgatggtggttatgatatcgttaaggaccttgagcgtagctgaggtgcacccatgaccagctcggaaaccagattgcatagcggagaaggtacgatgtgattcaaaatggtcagtaatctgtttgttaacttggctttcgaagaccttagagatgcagggtaggatagatataggtctgtagcagtttgggtctagagtgtctcaccctttgaagagggggatgaccgcggcagctttccaatctttaggaatctcagacgatacgaaagagaggttgaacaggctcgtaataggggttgcaacaatttcggcagatcattttagaaagagagggtccagattgtctagcccggctgatttgtaggggtccagattttgcagctctttcagaacatcagctatctggatttgggtgaaggagaaatggtggaggctttggcgggttgctgtgaagggtgccgggcagttgaccgagttaaaggtagccaggtggaaagcatggccaaccgTAGGGAAATAATTATaaaaattctcaattatagtggatttgtcgaatgtaacagtgtttcctaacctcagagcagtgggcagctgggatgaggtgctcttattctccatggactttagtgtcccagaacttttttaaGTTTGTACTGCAGGATacaaatttctgtttaaaaaagctagccttagctttcctaaccgcctgtgtatattggttcttaacttccctgaacagctgcatatcacgggggctattcgatgctaatgcagaacgccacaggatgtttttgtgctggttaagggctggttaagggcagtcaggtctggggagaaccaagggctatatctgttcctggttctacattttttgaatggggcatgcctatttaagatggtgaggaaggcacttttaaagaacaaccaggcatcctctactgtcgggatgaggtcaatgtcattccaggataccccggccaggtcgattagaaaggcctgctcgcagaagtgttttagggagcgtttgacagtgatgaggggtggtcgtttgctcgcagacccattatggatgcaggcaatgaggcagtgatcgctgagatcttggttgaaaacagcagaggtgtatttggagggtgagttagttaggatgatatctatgagggtgcccgtgtttacagatttggggttatatctggtaggttcattgataagttgtgtgagattgagggcatcaagcttagattgtagaatgactggggtgttaagcatgtcccagtttaggtcaccaagcagcacgagctcagaagatagatggggggaaatcaaatcacatatggtgtccagggcacagctgggggcagagggtggtctatagcaagcggcaacggtgagagacttgtttctggaaaggttcatttttagaagtagaagctcaaattgtttgggtacagacctggatagtaagacataactctgcaggctatcttttcagtaaattgcaacaccgccccctttggtagttctatcttgtcggaaaatgttgtagttaggaattcttcctaagccaggattcagacacggctaggacatccggattggtggagtgtgctagggcagtgaataaaacaaacttagggaggaggcttctaatgttaacatgcacaaaaccaaggcttttacggttgcagaagtcaacaaatgagagagcctggggggtgggagtggaggtagacactgcagggcctggattaacctctacatcaccagaggaacagaggaggagtaggataagggtacggttaaaggctaacagaactggatgcctagtacgttcagaacagagtaaacggagcagatttctgggcacggtagaatatattcaaggcataatgtacagacaaaggtatagtaggatgtgaatacagtgggggtaaacctgtgcatatagtcataatgaaagagatattgtctctagaagtAGCATTTAAACCAtgtgatgtcactgtgtgtgtgggaggtggaactaaattgTTAGCCGAGGTGTGTCGAGCagtgctagaggctctacagtgaaataaaacaatagttaCAAACCAGAACAGCAATCGACACGGCATGGTGACGTTAGGGAAAGGCATGCGTAGTCGGGTGATCATACACGTCCAGTGCGTGGCTTCAGGCAGCTAGCGGCACGGGGCTAGCAGGCTAACAGAAAGGCTTTAGAGGGATGACGCCACGGAGGGAAGTCATACAGCTACAGACCAAGTTGAGTCACGAGTCATAGACGCTCAAATCGAAGTTGAGTGTcaagtgttttttatttttgccAAGTCATGTCTCAAGTACAACAATTTGCGACTAGAGTAGTACTCCAGTCCAAGTAACGTGACTCGAGTCCACATCTTTGTTATTTGCTAAATCAAATTGCATTTGGATGGATCTTAATTATAGCTCTCCGGTTTCCCCTTACCAGTGTTGAGACATTTTAAAGCAGAGAATGCAAGGCTCCCTGGCGAAAAGAAACCCCATGTTAGTCTAGGTTGAATATAATTCAAATGAACAAGTACAAGGCTGCTGCTGTTTGGCAGTTTTCCTTCTCCCTAGGGCCATGCATTTTTTGCCGGAATTTCTTTAAAACCATGTGACCTGTTTTGAAAATATCTATACAGCTAcgtggaaggtagcctagtgattaagaGTGTTGGCCCAATAACCGTAAGgtagctggtttgaatccccgagctgacttggtgaaaaatctgttaatgtgctcttgagcaaggcaacTTAACccaaattgctctggataagggtGTCTGCAAAACATTTTTATCTGGTTTCATTGTCCGTATAAAACCCTTTTTACAACTAACTAATCACGGTCAGACCCTTTAGGGTACTGATTTATACCTGCTTAGGTTATCAGATTAGGAAAAGCTCAGGGCCTCAGGGGAAAAAAAATTCCTCATCACTCTGGGACCTGTGCCACCTCTGGATCAGGGCATCATTGGTCCCAGAATTCGGTACAGTGGGTTCAAAGACTAGGTGGTAGTGGGGGGAAAAGGATGTAGTTTGTAAAACATGTGGATCCAAAATGACTGATGCATTGCAATTGCAATGACATTTATATAAAACACTTAATCATTGACTTGAGGACAAAACCCCAAATTAGGGACATGTGATGTGACTTGACCTGAGCTGTGGAACATTGGGCTACTCTTGAGACTTGCCCATTATTGATTGAAACTTGACTTGAGACGTATAGGTTAAGACTTGAGATCTCTTAGGACTTGCAAAATTGTAATTTGGTCCCATCTCTGGTGAATGACAGACTGACAGAAACGCAGGTGGAGATTGCTGCAAATAATAAAAGCCCATTAATAAACAGCTGTAATATATACTTCTCATCTCTTCCTGTGTTTCTCAGTGCTTGGTACTGAGTGCACTTGTCACCAAAGACTATATATGAGCCTTTGACAAGTAAAATACAACACCAGACACATGGTGATTTCAAGATAACTATGTATGCACCGGAACTCAATTTTAGGTCTcataaatggtctgaatacttatgtaaataaggtatgtttatttgtaacacatttgcaaaaaaaaaagtctaacaatcagtttttgcttcatcattatgggttAGAGGCAAAACGTGATCAATTTTAGGGTAAggttaatgtaacaaaatgtgggaaacaaatcaagggctctgaatactttccaaatgcactagaTGAAATGAACATGTTAGTAGCCTACATTGTGACAACCCGTCTATAGAAATACAGTACATGTCAAAGTTGAGCCGTCTGGCTCATGTCTCAACATCTAACTACTCTGCTGTATTAGGCCCTGAAGGTGAGCGACCATTACCCTGTGGAGGTAGAGCTGAAAAGGAAAACACCAGCAGAACAGAGTAAGCAGCATCATTGAACTTTATTCTGAATCTCCCAAACTTTCCTCTTAAAGAAAATTGTCAAAACGGTGTATTAAACACAGAACAAAACAGCAACATCTTTACAAATATCACTCCACAGACACAAAAAAAAACTATGCAGAAAAATGCAGATAAGTATCACTCATTTTGAGGCTCTGCGACTGGGAAATAGAACCCTGTAcatggacaggaggacagaggaagtgAGTGAAGAGGTGATGGAGATGGAGAAGAAGCCTTATCCAACCAGAGAAGCTAAATTTAGAGATACTGGTGCTGAAGATGCAGATGGTCAACCTTGGGAAAAGTTACATTGAACTTACCACAATACTAGTCATATTAGTACTGTATGCGTGTTTAGTGTAGCTAATGATCTAATACTGATGTGTTTCTTGACAGAATCTCAATATAGATTGAGTGAAAATACTGCAGTAGTCACAATAGTTTATTTCAGAACTTTCTTGACAAGAACACATTGGAAATTATTCAAAAGGGTCATTATATGTTTTTCCTCTTTCTAAAATGGACCCAAATGAAACaaataatggggggggggggggggttagcagGAGTTGATTTTGACAGGGGGCTGCGATTCAGCAACAAATGAGTACATGGTCTTCAACTGTATAATCACTTCTTTCCAGATTTCTTGATTCCTCCACCAGCTGAAACAAAAAGGAAAATCAAGAGAATGAGAAAACCATGCAAAATATGTTTATCTTCTTTTAGAAAACTTAAGTAGACAGAGGGACTACTAAAACAGCTGTGGCAAGCAGAGTACATTGAATGACAGGTCAAGAAAATCCATAAAGCTAAACACTGCCACCTAGTGACATCAGAATCACTAGAGCTATTCTCCTCAGCTCAGCGTTGACTTGCAATGCTTTTTCTTTGGGCTAATGGGCGTTATCCGCTGCAGTATAAAACACTTACAAACACAAGGCAGGGGACAATAATACTCTGCATATGTGGAATCAGTGTATGGGTTGTTGGGTAGATTTGGGGCGAATTGAAAGTCCACCTTTTGGTTACTTTTGGCTGTTCAGTGAATCAGAAAAATTTAAGAATCCAGATTAGATTCGGATCGtcaacaaaaacaaataaatgaTTGTTACTTAATGGTCCCTTTCCTGCTGCTTTCGTCTTCAACGCATCCAAGGCTTTCTGGTCTTCTTTCTGCTTCTGTTTGAAGGCCATTTCATCCTGGATAAGGATTACAATGGAAATACACTAGGCTGCTATTTAATTCcaaacatttagaaaaaaaacCCACTGAGTGTTCCCTCATTAGAATAGTTTATTACATGATATAGGCTACATATAACATCGTGCAAACAATGACAAACTCACATCATCCATCTCCTTAGTCGCTTTCTTGGCAGCTTTTAAGGGCTTCTTTTTACCACCTGTGAGACAAGAACAT from Oncorhynchus clarkii lewisi isolate Uvic-CL-2024 chromosome 7, UVic_Ocla_1.0, whole genome shotgun sequence includes the following:
- the LOC139413888 gene encoding deoxyribonuclease gamma-like, which encodes MKVASFNIQKFGKHKLSNPNTLATLVKIVSRYDIILILEVVDKRETSVKKFLEELNKANKKQHYTLQISTRLGRDKYKEQFMFLYRDDLVDLVGSWQYEDNQVGDVDAFAREPYILRFKCLNTMLEDLVLIPVHTKPDDSVKELDELYDVFLEVKKKWKTDNVMILGDFNADGSYLSKKGMKAIRIRSDKNFHWLIKDDVDTTANTGNDNTYDRIVIYGDDMLDAVVPNSAKPFNFQIEYGLSEEDALKVSDHYPVEVELKRKTPAEQSSATGK
- the LOC139413887 gene encoding translation machinery-associated protein 7, with protein sequence MSGREGGKKKPLKAAKKATKEMDDDEMAFKQKQKEDQKALDALKTKAAGKGPLTGGGIKKSGKK